The Dehalococcoides mccartyi CG5 genome contains the following window.
TGCTGCGTTCGGCTACCAAACAGCTTTTCCTGTCTGCCAGAGCCTATCACCGCATACTGAAATTATCCCGCACCATTGCTGACCTTGAAAATAATGATATAATCAAAGCACATCACTTGGCCGAAGCTATACAATACAGGCCACGCTGGCAGGTATAAAATGAAGGAACCACTAATTCTTCAAACACCCCGCCTGGAATTGGTCCCGGCAAATGCCGAAATGCTGAATTGCGAAATTCAGGGACAGAAAGAGTTGGGGCAATTACTGGGAGCCGAAATTCCGGCCAACTGGCCGCCGGAAGGCTATGGCTGCGAAACTTTAAAACGGTTATTGACAAAATATGAAGCAAGCAGGTTCAAGACCGGTTATCTCAATTGGTATATCATCCTGAACCCGTCCGGTACTCACCGGGAGCTTATCGGGCAGGCAGGGTTCAAAGGGGAACCCACCCCCGAAGGCCGCATGGAAATTGATTATTCCATACTGGAGCATTATCAGCACCACGGGTACGCCATGGAAGCTGTTCACAGCCTAATAGGCTGGATACTGCAGGACCCAAGTGTCAAAGAGATTATAGCCCAGACTTATCCGGAATCTATTGCCGCCCAGAAACTTCTGGTAAAAATAGGGTTCAGCGCTTCGGGTAAAGGCCTTGAACAAGGCACAATACTTTTTGTACTTCCCCGTGAAGACTATAAAACCGATCTGCCTGTAATGGCTGAAGGAGAAAAAACCGTGAAAGAAGACCTCAAAGCTAATTCCCGTAAAGCTGCTGAGAGTTTTGGTGAAATGCTGGCCGCCTTCGGAAGCGCCGTTAGCGAGATATTCAATGACCCTTCTTTAAAAGACAAGGCCAAAGAATTTGGCAAGAGTGTTTCAAGTTCGGCGGAAGCAGTAACTGACCGTTTTAAAGATGAGGAGATAAAGGTAAAGTTTAAAGAAGTGGGTGATGCTGCCCAGAGTTTCGGCAAGAACGTGAGCAATATTTTCAAGGACGATAAAAAAGAACCCAAAAAGTCTGACAAAGAGGAGTAGTTTATCGGCCGTATTCTTTACAAATAATACTTAACGGAAGCATTTTACAGGCGTAAATGCATTCTGGTATGTTGTATGCCGTCTTCTATAAAGGTCTCCCCGTTAGGAACATACCCTAAACTGGCATAGAAACCTGCCGCACCGGTTTGAGCATGAAATACCACCCCGTCCACATTTTCTGTTTTCAGCAAGCTTGCGGCATAGTTCATAATCTCACGTCCCAAACCAGATTTGCGATAATCTATATCCACCGCCACTCTTTCAATCTTGGCAAGGGCTTCATCAGGCATTCGTATACGGCAACAAGCTAGAGCCCGTTCTTCATTATGGATAACTAAATGACGCGCAGTATTATCATGCAAATCATATTCAATCTCAGGGTCAATCCCTTGTTCAGTAACAAATACCCTGTACCTGAGATCAAAAACCCTTTAAAATAT
Protein-coding sequences here:
- a CDS encoding GNAT family N-acetyltransferase, producing MKEPLILQTPRLELVPANAEMLNCEIQGQKELGQLLGAEIPANWPPEGYGCETLKRLLTKYEASRFKTGYLNWYIILNPSGTHRELIGQAGFKGEPTPEGRMEIDYSILEHYQHHGYAMEAVHSLIGWILQDPSVKEIIAQTYPESIAAQKLLVKIGFSASGKGLEQGTILFVLPREDYKTDLPVMAEGEKTVKEDLKANSRKAAESFGEMLAAFGSAVSEIFNDPSLKDKAKEFGKSVSSSAEAVTDRFKDEEIKVKFKEVGDAAQSFGKNVSNIFKDDKKEPKKSDKEE
- a CDS encoding GNAT family N-acetyltransferase gives rise to the protein MHDNTARHLVIHNEERALACCRIRMPDEALAKIERVAVDIDYRKSGLGREIMNYAASLLKTENVDGVVFHAQTGAAGFYASLGYVPNGETFIEDGIQHTRMHLRL